A region from the Geobacter benzoatilyticus genome encodes:
- the pgk gene encoding phosphoglycerate kinase, with protein sequence MAIRYIDEIENLNGKKVFIRVDFNVPLDEHQNITEDTRIRAVLPTINFALDAGAKVILASHLGRPKGERKAKYSMAPAAKRLSRLLNKEVQLAPDCIGDDVKKMIDAMQPGDVILLENVRFYEGEEKNDADFAKALANCCEIYINDAFAVSHRAHASVEAITKHFNIVAAGFLMKNEVNYFEKAIQTPIRPLVAILGGAKVSGKLEVLGNLVNKVDKIIIGGGMAFTFLKALGYNVGKSLVEEDLLDTARTTYDKAREKGVKFYLPVDCVAADRFNPEAETKVTTIQEIPEEWMALDIGPATVTLFTEALQNAKTIIWNGPMGVFEMDAFSRGTFAMVSAVANSYALTIVGGGDTDSAVHRAGEYAKISYISTGGGAFLELLEGKHLPGIKVLEENGK encoded by the coding sequence TCGGGCCGTTCTTCCCACAATCAATTTTGCCCTTGATGCAGGCGCCAAGGTCATACTTGCATCGCACTTGGGCCGCCCAAAGGGTGAACGTAAGGCAAAGTACTCTATGGCGCCCGCAGCCAAACGCCTTTCCCGCCTTCTCAACAAGGAAGTTCAGCTGGCTCCCGACTGCATTGGTGATGACGTAAAGAAGATGATCGATGCCATGCAACCAGGAGATGTCATTCTGCTCGAAAACGTTCGGTTCTACGAAGGTGAGGAAAAGAACGACGCCGACTTTGCCAAAGCTCTGGCCAACTGTTGCGAAATCTACATAAACGACGCCTTTGCTGTTTCCCACCGAGCTCACGCATCCGTGGAAGCCATCACAAAACACTTCAACATTGTAGCTGCCGGCTTCCTCATGAAAAATGAAGTCAACTACTTTGAAAAGGCGATTCAAACTCCAATTCGACCTCTGGTTGCCATTCTTGGCGGGGCCAAAGTGTCCGGAAAACTTGAAGTCCTGGGAAATCTGGTCAACAAGGTGGACAAAATTATCATAGGCGGGGGTATGGCGTTCACCTTTCTCAAGGCACTTGGCTATAACGTCGGCAAATCATTGGTAGAAGAAGATCTGCTGGATACGGCCCGCACCACCTACGATAAGGCCCGTGAAAAGGGAGTAAAGTTCTACCTGCCGGTCGACTGCGTTGCGGCAGACCGATTCAACCCTGAAGCGGAAACCAAAGTAACCACCATTCAGGAAATCCCTGAAGAATGGATGGCACTAGACATCGGACCGGCAACAGTAACCCTCTTCACCGAAGCGTTACAAAATGCAAAAACCATTATCTGGAACGGACCGATGGGAGTTTTCGAGATGGATGCTTTCTCTCGCGGGACTTTCGCCATGGTCTCAGCGGTTGCCAACTCCTACGCACTTACCATCGTCGGCGGCGGAGACACAGACTCTGCGGTTCATCGGGCTGGAGAATATGCGAAAATAAGCTACATCTCCACCGGAGGCGGCGCATTCCTGGAACTTCTGGAAGGAAAACATCTCCCCGGCATCAAGGTGCTGGAAGAGAACGGTAAATAA
- the tpiA gene encoding triose-phosphate isomerase has product MRTPIIAGNWKLFKKSGEAVELVSQLTHLVRDTKGVEIIIAPVFTVLSTVKPLIANSNIKLAAQNCFWEEEGAFTGEISPGMLMDAGCTHVIIGHSERRQYFGETDDKVNRKIKAAISSGLTVLFCIGETLAEREANCTFNVLRTQIEQGLSELAKSDLAKAVIAYEPVWAIGTGKTATDDQAQEAHAFIRGVVADLYDHTSAESIRILYGGSVKPENVKELMAQPDIDGALVGGASLKADSFAAIVNYLV; this is encoded by the coding sequence ATGAGAACGCCAATAATTGCAGGCAACTGGAAACTATTCAAAAAAAGCGGTGAGGCTGTTGAACTTGTCTCGCAACTCACTCACCTTGTCCGGGATACCAAAGGTGTAGAGATCATAATTGCACCGGTTTTTACCGTACTCTCAACCGTTAAACCGCTTATAGCAAACTCCAATATTAAGCTCGCAGCCCAAAACTGTTTCTGGGAGGAAGAAGGGGCCTTTACCGGTGAAATTTCTCCCGGGATGCTGATGGATGCCGGATGTACTCATGTGATTATAGGACATTCAGAGCGAAGACAGTATTTCGGAGAAACCGACGATAAGGTAAACCGGAAGATCAAGGCCGCAATATCATCCGGGCTAACTGTGCTCTTCTGCATCGGTGAGACGCTTGCAGAACGGGAAGCGAACTGCACTTTCAATGTTTTGCGCACCCAAATAGAACAAGGGCTATCAGAACTTGCAAAAAGTGATCTCGCTAAAGCCGTAATCGCCTATGAACCCGTATGGGCTATTGGAACAGGTAAAACAGCGACGGACGATCAGGCCCAGGAAGCCCACGCCTTTATTAGAGGGGTCGTGGCCGACCTTTATGACCATACTTCTGCCGAATCAATCCGCATTCTCTATGGAGGAAGCGTTAAGCCGGAGAACGTAAAAGAGCTTATGGCTCAACCCGATATTGACGGTGCCCTGGTTGGAGGGGCAAGCCTCAAGGCGGATTCATTCGCAGCCATTGTCAACTACCTGGTTTAG